GCTTCCCTAGCTTGATTTAAAGCCATACTAGAAGTTTGCACATTATTCAAATTAGACTGCAATTGCGAATAAGCTTGTTCCACTTCAAACCGAATATTATTGCGTTGGTTGGCAAATTGCGTCTCAGCAATCCTAATTTCTACATTCCGTTGAGCCGCTTGAGCTTTTGCAACTCCTCCATCGAACAATCTCAAGGTTGCTTGCACTCCTAGCGAATAACCATCGAGAACACTAGTGCTATCATCAAATACATCTTGCAGGTCATAGCTAGCAACTAAGCTTACTTGTGGTTTCAGTCGAGAAAGTGCTACTTTTTGCCGGAATTGAGCAATGCGCCGCTCTACCAACCGTTGTTTCAGTTCTGGTCGGTTTTGAAAGCCTAATATAATAGTTTCTTCTAGCGTTGGCTGCCACAGAGCAGCTAATTGTACAGGGTCAGCCGCACTGATATTAATCGACTGCGCCAAACTTAACCGAGTTGCTAACTGACGACGGGCAATTTGCTGCTGGGATCTAGCATTAGTCAGTTCTTGTTGGGCATTTGCTAAGTTTACCTGCGATCGCAGCACATCAAATCGCGTACCCACACCACTTCTTTCTAAAGCTTCTGCATCTCGCAAACTAGCTTCCGAATTTTGTACAGCCGACTGATTAATTCGGACTTGTTCATCTGCTTGTTGCAAATTGTAGTAATCCAGGGTGACATTCAGGCGGATTTCCTCTGACTGACGCTCTACTTCCAATTCATCTAGACGCACCTGTTCTTGAGCTGCTCCTCTACTGGAAGCACCCAGCCCAAAATTATAAAGACCATAACTTAGCTGCACACTCCCATTAAAAGTTGTAGTAGATTCATCTTGACTCAATCTCTGAGTAGATGAAAATTGAGCTTGTTGTTCTGTATAAATCTGGCCAAAAGCAGACTGAGTACGACTCAAATCAGCATTCAGACTAATAGCTGGATACATGCCAGCTTCAACCTCTCGGAAAGCAGCGCGACTGCGTTCTACCTGGAATAACACTCCTTGTAATTCAAGATTGTTACGTCGTGCTAATTCCAAAGCTTGCTGTAGAGTAATCGGCTTATTTCCTTGAATCTTAACTTCTTCTGGTCGAGAGGGAAACTGTAAGAGATTGGGACTAGGATTAAGATGATCCGTTGCTTGTGCGGCTCCAAATCCAATATTAGTGAAGGCAATTGTATAATTTATACACGCAATTATTACATAGCGATGAGCCGACATAATTAATATTTGATACC
This portion of the Nostoc sp. GT001 genome encodes:
- a CDS encoding TolC family protein, with translation MSAHRYVIIACINYTIAFTNIGFGAAQATDHLNPSPNLLQFPSRPEEVKIQGNKPITLQQALELARRNNLELQGVLFQVERSRAAFREVEAGMYPAISLNADLSRTQSAFGQIYTEQQAQFSSTQRLSQDESTTTFNGSVQLSYGLYNFGLGASSRGAAQEQVRLDELEVERQSEEIRLNVTLDYYNLQQADEQVRINQSAVQNSEASLRDAEALERSGVGTRFDVLRSQVNLANAQQELTNARSQQQIARRQLATRLSLAQSINISAADPVQLAALWQPTLEETIILGFQNRPELKQRLVERRIAQFRQKVALSRLKPQVSLVASYDLQDVFDDSTSVLDGYSLGVQATLRLFDGGVAKAQAAQRNVEIRIAETQFANQRNNIRFEVEQAYSQLQSNLNNVQTSSMALNQAREALSLARLRFQAGVGTQTEVISAENDLTRAEGNRIQAILDYNRALAQLQRTVTSRGIR